One genomic window of Corticium candelabrum chromosome 9, ooCorCand1.1, whole genome shotgun sequence includes the following:
- the LOC134184967 gene encoding uncharacterized protein LOC134184967 yields the protein MVVIIPEKLPCSLRSSFVICLDDPLPSVQDEFVIVFKGLESKRKSHGSAKQVDTKTLIATTGEHDVAEDVKVSVAGTKAARIKQFRMTFLTPFQMICRLLPDVGAIHGAAALARCLLLPCDNTTTSVLDDELNALCERTTVPDSLNFKSIFGGSCNDTMLHFAAENGLQKFAAHLLGKSSGACAAVQALNDESLTPKDIAKQLKNGEEICQVFQEFEENAPVDNVPLIQTAKKQTMRRNKIIEAVFTPSLQL from the exons ATGGTGGTGATTATTCCTGAAAAGCTGCCTTGCAGT TTGCGCAGTTCCTTCGTAATATGTCTGGACGACCCTCTACCGTCAGTTCAAGATGAATTCGTCATAGTTTTCAAGGGCCTTGAGTCAAAACGCAAAAGCCACGGTTCTGCCAAGCAAGTTGACACTAAAACTCTGATTGCAACTACAGGAG AACATGATGTGGCTGAAGATGTGAAAGTTAGTGTGGCTGGAACCAAGGCTGCTAGGATTAAGCAATTTCGCATGACCTTTCTCACTCCTTTCCAAATGATTTGTCGTTTGCTGCCTGATGTTGGTGCTATTCACGGAGCAGCTGCTCTGGCACGTTGTTTGTTATTGCCTTGTGACAATACCACAACATCAGTGTTGGATGATGAGTTAAATGCACTCTGTGAAAGAACAACTGTGCCAGACAGCCTTAACTTTAAATCAATATTTGGAG GTAGCTGCAATGATACAATGTTACATTTTGCTGCCGAGAATGGTTTGCAGAAGTTTGCAGCTCATCTGTTAGGCAAGAGTTCTGGGGCATGTGCTGCAGTACAGGCATTAAATGATGAATCATTAACACCCAAGGATATTGCCAAACAACTAAAAAATGGTGAAGAAATTTGCCAAGTGTTTCAGGAGTTTGAG GAAAACGCTCCAGTTGATAATGTTCCTCTTATACAAACAGCcaaaaaacagacaatgaGAAGGAACAAGA taattgaagctgtgtttacaccgtcacttcagctatga
- the LOC134184761 gene encoding uncharacterized protein LOC134184761, with amino-acid sequence MGSPQKADHTLIPDLEYAGVLSTVITEPPKEEKDIEKVKNRLSLFKRWRPRKKGEKKKDCSRSSIDQENSATCDQSIENKGSVISRPPMPLPTNTNTDAFEEDDIEYSQSQSSEESEDNNLYLDMSNEEDFNLIPLPRTLHPVIGKALVTTSYTHGDCDPSDSLSVNAGELLDVIEISGAWARVSSKGSEGRVMLSCLSLQLGDKDVEDPDYEQVEFSEVKTDANVTDFQPCDQRLSSGSGNAYVALYDWVPQESNQLCFYVGDNLHIVEESDDGWWLGYIKGMPDVQGLVPSNYITKQIDVFEAQSPDSFVSARFSSNLVNSTEISDTNNIRSLQSECTSSGDSNTPISIMHSKVPPPATKDNFEESLKPPLPPKTIGQSNSFGHNPLPRERTNSVIGNVAELQKRFKEGSYSEQSTTSGMAVASRSLRDQKCRSLPSSPTPKRRQTILTSNTASINRKTDDVQPSNWLTTNRLIDSPLFQRQAAATDAQNKKENKDCRPNHAQNCPSPYGSFKQDSESKRRALFDYTASEENELSFKKGDIITVDIRKSSDEWLFASLQGRHGYAPANYVQRI; translated from the exons ATGGGGAGCCCGCAGAAAGCAGATCACACCTTGATCCCAGATCTTGAGTATGCAG GTGTGCTCAGTACTGTTATCACTGAACCTCCT aaagaagaaaaagataTTGAGAAGGTAAAGAACCGCCTGTCTCTTTTTAAACGATGGAGGCCAAGGAAGAAAGGTGAAAAGAAGAAAGACTGCAGTAGATCCTCTATTGACCAG GAAAACTCTGCAACATGTGATCAGTCAATAGAAAACAAAGGGTCTGTAATTTCTCGACCACCAATGCCActaccaacaaacacaaacacagatgcTTTTGAAGAAGATGATATCGAATATAGCCAGTCACAGAGTAGTGAAGAGTCTGAAGACAACAACCTCTATCTTGATATGTCGAATGAGGAAGATTTTAACCTGATTCCACTGCCACGTACACTTCATCCAGTGATTGGTAAAGCACTTGTAACGACATCATACACACATGGTGACTGTGATCCTTCAGACTCACTATCTGTGAAC GCTGGTGAACTTCTTGATGTCATTGAAATTTCTGGAGCATGGGCACGTGTCTCATCAAAGGGTAGTGAAGGACGAGTTATGCTGTCCTGTCTCAGTTTGCAGCTAGGTGATAAAGAT GTTGAGGATCCAGATTATGAGCAAGTTGAGTTCAGTGAAGTGAAGACTGATGCTAATGTGACTGATTTTCAACCTTGTG ATCAACGACTGAGTTCTGGGTCAGGAAATGCA tatgtgGCTCTTTATGACTGGGTTCCACAAGAATCAAATCAGCTTTGTTTCTATGTTGGTGACAACCTACACATAGTTGAAGAGAGTGATGATGGTTGGTGGCTGGGTTACATCAAGGGAATGCCTGATGTGCAAGGTTTGGTGCCATCTAATTACATAACCAAACAG ATTGATGTCTTTGAAGCTCAGTCACCTGACAGTTTTGTAAGTGCTCGATTCTCATCTAATTTGGTCAACTCTACCGAAATCAGTGACACCAACAACATTAGAAGTCTGCAATCTGAGTGTACATCATCTGGTGATTCAAACACACCAATTTCAATAATGCACTCTAAGGTCCCCCCACCGGCTACAAAAGACAACTTTGAAGAGTCACTGAAACCTCCACTGCCTCCAAAAACCATAGGGCAGTCCAATTCTTTTGGCCACAATCCTCTGCCAAGAGAACGAACAAATAGTGTGATAGGAAACGTTGCTGAACTGCAAAAGAGGTTTAAAGAAGGTTCTTATTCAGAACAAAGTACTACAAGTGGAATGGCTGTGGCAAGCCGTTCACTGCGTGATCAAAAGTGTAGGTCTCTTCCGTCAAGCCCTACACCTAAAAGAAGGCAAACAATCCTTACAAGCAACACTGCTTCCATAAATAGAAAAACAGATGATGTGCAACCTTCCAACTGGCTTACCACAAATCGACTCATTGATAGTCCTCTCTTTCAACGACAAGCTGCAGCTACAGATGCACagaacaagaaagaaaacaaagacTGTAGACCAAACCATGCACAAAATTGCCCTTCTCCGTATGGTAGTTTCAAACAGGACAGTGAATCAAAG AGGCGAGCTCTTTTTGACTACACTGCATCTGAAGAGAATGAGTTGTCATTCAAGAAGGGTGATATCATCACTGTTGACATCAGAAAGTCAAGTGACGAGTGGCTGTTTGCAAGCCTTCAAGGCAGACATGGCTATGCTCCAGCCAACTATGTACAACGTATCTAA